The Rhododendron vialii isolate Sample 1 chromosome 5a, ASM3025357v1 genome contains a region encoding:
- the LOC131325802 gene encoding protein FAR1-RELATED SEQUENCE 6-like isoform X2, with the protein MSPESVLSTLPTPSGGDGEEEEEELSSGSSKKKCDEIGTNEDGKEATENSEHRVEEPKEGMIFDTANEAYLYYSRYAKEKGFAVAKRNSRKGRDGNLRHVTFQCNRGGKAKVTTTNPVKPRPQTKIECPARLNLSNYPDGKWRLNRVAVEHNHENSPEKSRFHKSYQVLDEHVKKNDKAEIKLHKTYDSLQIQAGGHENLPFLPKDCRSHLDKMRHLRLVEGDAEAMHSYFMKMKADNSDFFFALDLDDEGRLMNVFWADARSRAACKEFGDVVMFDTTYLVNKYHLPFAPFVGVNQHGQSILLGCGLVALEDTRSFSWLFKTWMTCMWGCAPKAIITDQCMAMKNAIEEVFPYTRHRWCIWHILEKVPEKLGNCEAYKSILHSLHNAVYDSLTKEDFEDVWDVFIKNYKLQNNEWLHGLYLEKNRWVPAFVKDVFWAGMSSTQRSESMNSYFDGYINSKTTLKQFVEQYENALARKVENEKHEDTKSVHSYIPCITQDELEKHFKSAYTYAKVKEFHDEFLGKLNCSLHERKVGDVWSEYEVKEDITFGEEQRRKRVSFTVDFNGATNEAKCNCRLFEFRGMVCRHQLMVFHERRVQRVPEKYVLRRWRKNLKRDHTKIRINYDKSSLTIEARRHDNMCNLSNEVADLAEDCQEKYDKVMGRLRELKRELIESSVVCGSNMVSDTPNDSFSLGDVVLPSKESRNIVDPEALRPKGRLPTKRKQSGVEKISKKKREQKKKTLSNEKAKEVEENADGHVFGTQESVVNVNSYPSYMGQLMWPNMMPHNMQPNIAQAGTILPFSPTLRPTGTGFNQFLNNFPTSQRNMPRLLNSQVWRGQSTITSTQVWGGGQSSNHQSQGQG; encoded by the exons ATGTCGCCAGAGTCTGTTCTGTCGACACTGCCTACTCCATCGGGTGGAGacggtgaagaagaagaagaagagttatCGAGtggttcttcaaaaaaaaagtgtgatgAGATAGGTACTAATGAGGATGGAAAGGAGGCAACCGAAAATTCTGAACATAGAGTTGAGGAACCGAAGGAGGGAATGATATTTGACACAGCAAATGAAGCTTATCTGTATTACTCAAGATATGCTAAAGAAAAGGGGTTTGCTGTGGCAAAAAGAAACTCGAGAAAGGGAAGAGATGGAAACTTGAGGCATGTAACTTTTCAATGCAATCGCGGTGGAAAGGCAAAGGTGACCACAACCAATCCGGTCAAACCACGGCCACAAACGAAAATTGAGTGTCCAGCTCGTCTTAATTTGTCTAATTACCCAGATGGAAAGTGGAGGTTAAATCGAGTTGCCGTGGAGCACAATCATGAAAATAGCCCGGAAAAGTCCAGGTTTCACAAGAGCTATCAGGTCCTTGATGAACATGTGAAAAAGAATGATAAAGCCGAGATTAAGTTGCACAAGACATATGACTCACTTCAGATTCAGGCGGGGGGACATGAAAACCTtccatttcttccaaaagatTGCCGAAGTCATTTGGATAAAATGCGACATTTACGACTTGTGGAAGGAGATGCTGAGGCAATGCACAGTTATTTCATGAAAATGAAAGCAGACAATTCTGACTTCTTTTTTGCCTTGGATTTGGATGATGAGGGCCGACTAATGAATGTATTCTGGGCTGATGCAAGGAGTAGGGCAGCTTGTAAGGAGTTTGGTGATGTTGTGATGTTTGACACGACGTACTTGGTAAACAAGTATCACTTGCCTTTTGCTCCATTTGTAGGTGTCAATCAACATGGTCAATCAATATTATTGGGATGTGGACTCGTCGCTCTTGAAGACACAAGATCATTCTCGTGGTTATTTAAGACTTGGATGACATGCATGTGGGGTTGTGCTCCCAAAGCAATTATTACTGATCAATGTATGGCCATGAAGAATGCTATAGAAGAAGTATTCCCTTACACCCGACACCGGTGGTGCATATGGCATATCTTGGAAAAGGTGCCAGAAAAGTTGGGAAATTGCGAGGCATATAAATCAATTTTACATTCTTTGCACAATGCAGTTTATGATTCACTGACAAAAGAAGATTTTGAGGATGTTTGGGATGTGTTCATCAAAAATTACAAACTTCAAAATAATGAATGGTTACATGGGTTGTATTTGGAGAAGAATCGATGGGTGCCGGCTTTTGTGAAAGATGTATTTTGGGCGGGAATGTCGTCCACGCAAAGAAGTGAGAGTATGAATTCTTATTTTGATGGTTACATCAACTCGAAGACGACCTTGAAACAATTTGTAGAGCAATATGAGAATGCATTGGCTAGAAAGgtggaaaatgaaaaacatgaaGATACGAAAAGTGTGCACTCTTACATCCCGTGCATAACTCAAGATGAGTTGGAGAAGCATTTCAAAAGTGCTTACACCTATGCGAAGGTTAAGGAGTTTCATGATGAATTTCTCGGCAAACTTAATTGTTCTTTACATGAAAGGAAAGTAGGCGATGTTTGGTCGGAATATGAGGTAAAAGAAGACATTACATTTGGAGAAGAGCAAAGGAGAAAACGTGTGTCATTTACTGTCGACTTTAATGGTGCGACCAATGAAGCAAAATGTAATTGTCGATTGTTTGAGTTTAGAGGAATGGTGTGTCGACATCAACTGATGGTATTCCATGAAAGGAGAGTTCAAAGAGTACCTGAGAAGTATGTCTTGAGAAGATGGAGAAAAAATCTGAAAAGGGACCATACTAAAATTCGAATCAACTACGATAAATCGTCATTGACAATTGAAGCACGTCGGCATGACAATATGTGCAATCTCTCTAATGAGGTTGCTGATTTGGCAGAAGATTGTCAAGAGAAGTATGATAAGGTGATGGGACGGCTACGGGAGCTAAAAAGAGAGTTGATTGAATCTTCGGTTGTTTGTGGAAGTAATATGGTTTCCGATACTCCAAACGATTCCTTTTCACTTGGAGATGTAGTTTTACCTTCCAAAGAGAGTAGGAACATCGTTGACCCGGAAGCTCTTCGTCCAAAAGGGAGATTGCCGACAAAAAGAAAGCAAAGTGGTGTTGAAAAAATTAgtaagaagaaaagagaacaaaaaaagaagacattgTCAAACGAAAAAGCGAag GAGGTTGAAGAAAATGCAGATGGCCATGTGTTTGGAACACAAGAGAGTGTTGTAAATGTAAAT AGTTACCCAAGCTATATGGGGCAATTAATGTGGCCAAACATGATGCCCCATAATATGCAACCAAATATTGCACAAGCCGGAACCATCCTCCCATTTTCTCCAACTTTACGCCCAACCGGAACAGGTTTCAACCAATTTTTGAACAACTTTCCAACTTCACAAAGAAACATGCCAAGATTACTTAATAGTCAAGTTTGGAGAGGACAATCAACTATTACGAGTACTCAAGTTTGGGGAGGAGGACAATCAAGCAATCACCAAAGTCAAGGACAGGGTTGA
- the LOC131325802 gene encoding protein FAR-RED IMPAIRED RESPONSE 1-like isoform X3, with protein sequence MIFDTANEAYLYYSRYAKEKGFAVAKRNSRKGRDGNLRHVTFQCNRGGKAKVTTTNPVKPRPQTKIECPARLNLSNYPDGKWRLNRVAVEHNHENSPEKSRFHKSYQVLDEHVKKNDKAEIKLHKTYDSLQIQAGGHENLPFLPKDCRSHLDKMRHLRLVEGDAEAMHSYFMKMKADNSDFFFALDLDDEGRLMNVFWADARSRAACKEFGDVVMFDTTYLVNKYHLPFAPFVGVNQHGQSILLGCGLVALEDTRSFSWLFKTWMTCMWGCAPKAIITDQCMAMKNAIEEVFPYTRHRWCIWHILEKVPEKLGNCEAYKSILHSLHNAVYDSLTKEDFEDVWDVFIKNYKLQNNEWLHGLYLEKNRWVPAFVKDVFWAGMSSTQRSESMNSYFDGYINSKTTLKQFVEQYENALARKVENEKHEDTKSVHSYIPCITQDELEKHFKSAYTYAKVKEFHDEFLGKLNCSLHERKVGDVWSEYEVKEDITFGEEQRRKRVSFTVDFNGATNEAKCNCRLFEFRGMVCRHQLMVFHERRVQRVPEKYVLRRWRKNLKRDHTKIRINYDKSSLTIEARRHDNMCNLSNEVADLAEDCQEKYDKVMGRLRELKRELIESSVVCGSNMVSDTPNDSFSLGDVVLPSKESRNIVDPEALRPKGRLPTKRKQSGVEKISKKKREQKKKTLSNEKAKEVEENADGHVFGTQESVVNVNSYPSYMGQLMWPNMMPHNMQPNIAQAGTILPFSPTLRPTGTGFNQFLNNFPTSQRNMPRLLNSQVWRGQSTITSTQVWGGGQSSNHQSQGQG encoded by the exons ATGATATTTGACACAGCAAATGAAGCTTATCTGTATTACTCAAGATATGCTAAAGAAAAGGGGTTTGCTGTGGCAAAAAGAAACTCGAGAAAGGGAAGAGATGGAAACTTGAGGCATGTAACTTTTCAATGCAATCGCGGTGGAAAGGCAAAGGTGACCACAACCAATCCGGTCAAACCACGGCCACAAACGAAAATTGAGTGTCCAGCTCGTCTTAATTTGTCTAATTACCCAGATGGAAAGTGGAGGTTAAATCGAGTTGCCGTGGAGCACAATCATGAAAATAGCCCGGAAAAGTCCAGGTTTCACAAGAGCTATCAGGTCCTTGATGAACATGTGAAAAAGAATGATAAAGCCGAGATTAAGTTGCACAAGACATATGACTCACTTCAGATTCAGGCGGGGGGACATGAAAACCTtccatttcttccaaaagatTGCCGAAGTCATTTGGATAAAATGCGACATTTACGACTTGTGGAAGGAGATGCTGAGGCAATGCACAGTTATTTCATGAAAATGAAAGCAGACAATTCTGACTTCTTTTTTGCCTTGGATTTGGATGATGAGGGCCGACTAATGAATGTATTCTGGGCTGATGCAAGGAGTAGGGCAGCTTGTAAGGAGTTTGGTGATGTTGTGATGTTTGACACGACGTACTTGGTAAACAAGTATCACTTGCCTTTTGCTCCATTTGTAGGTGTCAATCAACATGGTCAATCAATATTATTGGGATGTGGACTCGTCGCTCTTGAAGACACAAGATCATTCTCGTGGTTATTTAAGACTTGGATGACATGCATGTGGGGTTGTGCTCCCAAAGCAATTATTACTGATCAATGTATGGCCATGAAGAATGCTATAGAAGAAGTATTCCCTTACACCCGACACCGGTGGTGCATATGGCATATCTTGGAAAAGGTGCCAGAAAAGTTGGGAAATTGCGAGGCATATAAATCAATTTTACATTCTTTGCACAATGCAGTTTATGATTCACTGACAAAAGAAGATTTTGAGGATGTTTGGGATGTGTTCATCAAAAATTACAAACTTCAAAATAATGAATGGTTACATGGGTTGTATTTGGAGAAGAATCGATGGGTGCCGGCTTTTGTGAAAGATGTATTTTGGGCGGGAATGTCGTCCACGCAAAGAAGTGAGAGTATGAATTCTTATTTTGATGGTTACATCAACTCGAAGACGACCTTGAAACAATTTGTAGAGCAATATGAGAATGCATTGGCTAGAAAGgtggaaaatgaaaaacatgaaGATACGAAAAGTGTGCACTCTTACATCCCGTGCATAACTCAAGATGAGTTGGAGAAGCATTTCAAAAGTGCTTACACCTATGCGAAGGTTAAGGAGTTTCATGATGAATTTCTCGGCAAACTTAATTGTTCTTTACATGAAAGGAAAGTAGGCGATGTTTGGTCGGAATATGAGGTAAAAGAAGACATTACATTTGGAGAAGAGCAAAGGAGAAAACGTGTGTCATTTACTGTCGACTTTAATGGTGCGACCAATGAAGCAAAATGTAATTGTCGATTGTTTGAGTTTAGAGGAATGGTGTGTCGACATCAACTGATGGTATTCCATGAAAGGAGAGTTCAAAGAGTACCTGAGAAGTATGTCTTGAGAAGATGGAGAAAAAATCTGAAAAGGGACCATACTAAAATTCGAATCAACTACGATAAATCGTCATTGACAATTGAAGCACGTCGGCATGACAATATGTGCAATCTCTCTAATGAGGTTGCTGATTTGGCAGAAGATTGTCAAGAGAAGTATGATAAGGTGATGGGACGGCTACGGGAGCTAAAAAGAGAGTTGATTGAATCTTCGGTTGTTTGTGGAAGTAATATGGTTTCCGATACTCCAAACGATTCCTTTTCACTTGGAGATGTAGTTTTACCTTCCAAAGAGAGTAGGAACATCGTTGACCCGGAAGCTCTTCGTCCAAAAGGGAGATTGCCGACAAAAAGAAAGCAAAGTGGTGTTGAAAAAATTAgtaagaagaaaagagaacaaaaaaagaagacattgTCAAACGAAAAAGCGAag GAGGTTGAAGAAAATGCAGATGGCCATGTGTTTGGAACACAAGAGAGTGTTGTAAATGTAAAT AGTTACCCAAGCTATATGGGGCAATTAATGTGGCCAAACATGATGCCCCATAATATGCAACCAAATATTGCACAAGCCGGAACCATCCTCCCATTTTCTCCAACTTTACGCCCAACCGGAACAGGTTTCAACCAATTTTTGAACAACTTTCCAACTTCACAAAGAAACATGCCAAGATTACTTAATAGTCAAGTTTGGAGAGGACAATCAACTATTACGAGTACTCAAGTTTGGGGAGGAGGACAATCAAGCAATCACCAAAGTCAAGGACAGGGTTGA
- the LOC131325802 gene encoding protein FAR1-RELATED SEQUENCE 6-like isoform X1 codes for MLVLPRGQRTEFPFFAVVSSFKVLGPQCFVLLASFTKVIFPLPSPSTLMSPESVLSTLPTPSGGDGEEEEEELSSGSSKKKCDEIGTNEDGKEATENSEHRVEEPKEGMIFDTANEAYLYYSRYAKEKGFAVAKRNSRKGRDGNLRHVTFQCNRGGKAKVTTTNPVKPRPQTKIECPARLNLSNYPDGKWRLNRVAVEHNHENSPEKSRFHKSYQVLDEHVKKNDKAEIKLHKTYDSLQIQAGGHENLPFLPKDCRSHLDKMRHLRLVEGDAEAMHSYFMKMKADNSDFFFALDLDDEGRLMNVFWADARSRAACKEFGDVVMFDTTYLVNKYHLPFAPFVGVNQHGQSILLGCGLVALEDTRSFSWLFKTWMTCMWGCAPKAIITDQCMAMKNAIEEVFPYTRHRWCIWHILEKVPEKLGNCEAYKSILHSLHNAVYDSLTKEDFEDVWDVFIKNYKLQNNEWLHGLYLEKNRWVPAFVKDVFWAGMSSTQRSESMNSYFDGYINSKTTLKQFVEQYENALARKVENEKHEDTKSVHSYIPCITQDELEKHFKSAYTYAKVKEFHDEFLGKLNCSLHERKVGDVWSEYEVKEDITFGEEQRRKRVSFTVDFNGATNEAKCNCRLFEFRGMVCRHQLMVFHERRVQRVPEKYVLRRWRKNLKRDHTKIRINYDKSSLTIEARRHDNMCNLSNEVADLAEDCQEKYDKVMGRLRELKRELIESSVVCGSNMVSDTPNDSFSLGDVVLPSKESRNIVDPEALRPKGRLPTKRKQSGVEKISKKKREQKKKTLSNEKAKEVEENADGHVFGTQESVVNVNSYPSYMGQLMWPNMMPHNMQPNIAQAGTILPFSPTLRPTGTGFNQFLNNFPTSQRNMPRLLNSQVWRGQSTITSTQVWGGGQSSNHQSQGQG; via the exons ATGTTAGTGCTTCCACGGGGCCAAAGGACTGAATTTCCTTTTTTTGCTGTAGTGTCTTCTTTTAAAGTGTTAGGTCCCCAATGTTTTGTGCTTTTAGCAAGTTTTACGAAG gTTATATTTCCGTTGCCATCACCATCGACTTTGATGTCGCCAGAGTCTGTTCTGTCGACACTGCCTACTCCATCGGGTGGAGacggtgaagaagaagaagaagagttatCGAGtggttcttcaaaaaaaaagtgtgatgAGATAGGTACTAATGAGGATGGAAAGGAGGCAACCGAAAATTCTGAACATAGAGTTGAGGAACCGAAGGAGGGAATGATATTTGACACAGCAAATGAAGCTTATCTGTATTACTCAAGATATGCTAAAGAAAAGGGGTTTGCTGTGGCAAAAAGAAACTCGAGAAAGGGAAGAGATGGAAACTTGAGGCATGTAACTTTTCAATGCAATCGCGGTGGAAAGGCAAAGGTGACCACAACCAATCCGGTCAAACCACGGCCACAAACGAAAATTGAGTGTCCAGCTCGTCTTAATTTGTCTAATTACCCAGATGGAAAGTGGAGGTTAAATCGAGTTGCCGTGGAGCACAATCATGAAAATAGCCCGGAAAAGTCCAGGTTTCACAAGAGCTATCAGGTCCTTGATGAACATGTGAAAAAGAATGATAAAGCCGAGATTAAGTTGCACAAGACATATGACTCACTTCAGATTCAGGCGGGGGGACATGAAAACCTtccatttcttccaaaagatTGCCGAAGTCATTTGGATAAAATGCGACATTTACGACTTGTGGAAGGAGATGCTGAGGCAATGCACAGTTATTTCATGAAAATGAAAGCAGACAATTCTGACTTCTTTTTTGCCTTGGATTTGGATGATGAGGGCCGACTAATGAATGTATTCTGGGCTGATGCAAGGAGTAGGGCAGCTTGTAAGGAGTTTGGTGATGTTGTGATGTTTGACACGACGTACTTGGTAAACAAGTATCACTTGCCTTTTGCTCCATTTGTAGGTGTCAATCAACATGGTCAATCAATATTATTGGGATGTGGACTCGTCGCTCTTGAAGACACAAGATCATTCTCGTGGTTATTTAAGACTTGGATGACATGCATGTGGGGTTGTGCTCCCAAAGCAATTATTACTGATCAATGTATGGCCATGAAGAATGCTATAGAAGAAGTATTCCCTTACACCCGACACCGGTGGTGCATATGGCATATCTTGGAAAAGGTGCCAGAAAAGTTGGGAAATTGCGAGGCATATAAATCAATTTTACATTCTTTGCACAATGCAGTTTATGATTCACTGACAAAAGAAGATTTTGAGGATGTTTGGGATGTGTTCATCAAAAATTACAAACTTCAAAATAATGAATGGTTACATGGGTTGTATTTGGAGAAGAATCGATGGGTGCCGGCTTTTGTGAAAGATGTATTTTGGGCGGGAATGTCGTCCACGCAAAGAAGTGAGAGTATGAATTCTTATTTTGATGGTTACATCAACTCGAAGACGACCTTGAAACAATTTGTAGAGCAATATGAGAATGCATTGGCTAGAAAGgtggaaaatgaaaaacatgaaGATACGAAAAGTGTGCACTCTTACATCCCGTGCATAACTCAAGATGAGTTGGAGAAGCATTTCAAAAGTGCTTACACCTATGCGAAGGTTAAGGAGTTTCATGATGAATTTCTCGGCAAACTTAATTGTTCTTTACATGAAAGGAAAGTAGGCGATGTTTGGTCGGAATATGAGGTAAAAGAAGACATTACATTTGGAGAAGAGCAAAGGAGAAAACGTGTGTCATTTACTGTCGACTTTAATGGTGCGACCAATGAAGCAAAATGTAATTGTCGATTGTTTGAGTTTAGAGGAATGGTGTGTCGACATCAACTGATGGTATTCCATGAAAGGAGAGTTCAAAGAGTACCTGAGAAGTATGTCTTGAGAAGATGGAGAAAAAATCTGAAAAGGGACCATACTAAAATTCGAATCAACTACGATAAATCGTCATTGACAATTGAAGCACGTCGGCATGACAATATGTGCAATCTCTCTAATGAGGTTGCTGATTTGGCAGAAGATTGTCAAGAGAAGTATGATAAGGTGATGGGACGGCTACGGGAGCTAAAAAGAGAGTTGATTGAATCTTCGGTTGTTTGTGGAAGTAATATGGTTTCCGATACTCCAAACGATTCCTTTTCACTTGGAGATGTAGTTTTACCTTCCAAAGAGAGTAGGAACATCGTTGACCCGGAAGCTCTTCGTCCAAAAGGGAGATTGCCGACAAAAAGAAAGCAAAGTGGTGTTGAAAAAATTAgtaagaagaaaagagaacaaaaaaagaagacattgTCAAACGAAAAAGCGAag GAGGTTGAAGAAAATGCAGATGGCCATGTGTTTGGAACACAAGAGAGTGTTGTAAATGTAAAT AGTTACCCAAGCTATATGGGGCAATTAATGTGGCCAAACATGATGCCCCATAATATGCAACCAAATATTGCACAAGCCGGAACCATCCTCCCATTTTCTCCAACTTTACGCCCAACCGGAACAGGTTTCAACCAATTTTTGAACAACTTTCCAACTTCACAAAGAAACATGCCAAGATTACTTAATAGTCAAGTTTGGAGAGGACAATCAACTATTACGAGTACTCAAGTTTGGGGAGGAGGACAATCAAGCAATCACCAAAGTCAAGGACAGGGTTGA